The Nicotiana tomentosiformis chromosome 2, ASM39032v3, whole genome shotgun sequence genome includes the window tgtttactttttctaaccgATATGCGTATCGTAGATTATACATAGTTATACATATATcgtacataatatatatatacatccgCCGGCTACTTTTAGTTTACGAGATTAGACGAGCAATCAATATCTAATGAAATCTCCATATTTCACTAAATCAAGTACAATGCAATTCAACATGCTTTTCACCACAGAGAAACAAACCATAGCTCTTTAATTTGGTAATGTACTCAAAACAATTAAGTATGAGACTAATATTCTTTCTACTGATTGAGGttatcaattctcaaattcattGGTATTCTAGTTAAAAATAAATACTTCTGCGATTCattaaataaaaataagtaataaaCACAGTGTCATTTGTCGAATTTGGCAAAAAAGGGTAGCTTGGTGcattaagctcccgctatgcgtaGGATCCGGGTCGGGCAGCAAGGGTCAATAGTATGTAGTCTTACCTTGTATTTCCGCAATAGGctatttccacggctcgaactcgtgaccttcTGGTCACATGGCAGTAACTTTACCCGTTACGCCAAAGCCCCCGTTCGTTATTTGTAGGACCGGACCACAAGGGTATATTGTACTTAGCCTTACcttacatttctgcaagaggccaTTTCCACGGCTCAAACCTCTGACTTTCgggtcacatgacaacaactttaccaacTACGCGAAAGCCCCCATTTGTAGGATTTGATTCCATAAAAAAGATGAAAATCAGGAGTTTACCAAATGCCTCAAATGATCTTTGACCAAGTCATTCTCCGTAAGATTAACAGTATGCAATTGTACTGATTTCAGCCTCTCCATCAGAGATTCAGGTTCTGATTCAGTTTGAATACCAACACTGCAAATCAAAACAGAACACACGATTTTGAATAAAAAGTGTTCCGATCCATTGTAAAAGATAAATTCTAGTTAACAAAGAGTGATGTCTGTTAAAATGAGCCAATCTCTTTAAAAGATCAAGAAACTTGCCTGTAAAGAACTTGAGCTTTTTCATTGCCAGAATTATATCTGTACTTAACTTCAGTAAATTTCATTGTTGTTCCGACCTGTGATCCAAGTCAATATTTAACATTTGTCGGACAGACTTAACAGATATACTGTATATAGTAAGCAAAAATGGCATATTAAGTGCTCCAAGTCAAGTGACCTGTTCACAGAACCGTTTGAAGCTTCCCGGCTCTTCTGGCATAAAAGTAACGAGCACAGCTTCCCGCTTTCTACCAACATCTGCGAGTTCGCTTATCAATCTTAGTCTATCAAAGTTCATATTAGCTCCACTTGTTATTGCTATGACGTTTTCATCCTTTAGGCCATAGTATTTGCAGTATGCTTCAGCTCCGGCTAGAGCAAGTGCACCTGCAGGCTCTAATATGCTCCGTTTCTCTTCAAACATGTCCTATTCCAAAAAACCAAGCTAGTGTCATGTCTAATAAACTCAAATTCAGATAAGAAAACCAGTTGTCAATTGGCTTATATGACCTGCTGCACGAAATAGCCACTTCTAGTTTATTTTGAAAATAGTCTATTATATGACAAGATAAATGAGGTACAGATATTGTGGTTTTGTCATATGTAACACAACAGGCATGCAATAAAGGAAGAGCAAGTGATGGTCATTTTTATAAAACACTCAATTAAGGACCCTTTTATAAAGAGAGACATTGACGAAAATTGCAATGACAACTGTTATTCTAGGGAGATAGCTGATGTTTGAAAGAGCATACTAAAGGGTATTGAAAGATTCTAAAAGCAAGCAGATAAAATAAGGTTTTTGTAATCCATGTATAAAGTGAATTGTCATAAGTTGATGGCTAACCTTTATCGATGCACATATAGCATCGCGATTAACTAGGACCACGCCATCTATTAATTCCTTACAAAGACGGAAAGTTTCTTCGCCAACCACTTTAACAGCTACACCATCTGCAAAACGTCCGACTTGGTCTAGCATTACTCTCTGACCATAGTGTAATGACAATGCCATCGCATTTGCATCAGATGGCTCAACTCCAATAATCTTTATATGAGGGGCAACTCTTTTCATATAGGCAGCAATACCAGCTATAAGACCACCTCCACCAACAGGCACAAATATCGCGtgtattttatctttgagttggTTATTAATCTCCATACCGATAGTACCTTGCCCTACGATGATATCTGGATGATCAAAAGGAGGGATGAAGATGCGGCCTTCCTCTTCAGCTCTCTTTTTGGCGTATGCTTGAGCTTCATCATACGCGTCCCCCACAAGAACAACATCAGCACCCAATCTCTTTACTGATTTCCACTGCTCATTTGGTTAAACAGAAAACATTCTGAAaatgaaaatgagctcaaaagtAGTTAAAACAGGACAGCTATATATGGGAAGATGCAGAAAGTCAGGCGGATAACGTATTTAACGcattgtatttttaaaattatgggttcataaCTACTAATTTTCGCAATTTTAACgaaattttacacataaatttatgttcCACATCGAAAGTACTGGGTTCAGATGAACCGAGTACTTCTGCTCTATATCTACCTCTAACAAAGTATCCCACGTTTACACAGGGTCAAGGAAAGGGTCGTGCCTtaaaaggggtgtgatgtagcAGCATACCATGATGCAAGCATCGGTAGCtgatttcacggctcgaaccttGATCTATAGGTCATACGgaaacaactttaccgttgctccaaggggGTGTGATGTAGCAACATACCATGACGCAAGCATCAAATTTCGTGGCTCGAACTTGTGGTCTATAGGTCATTCAGAAATAACTTTACCGTTGTTCCAAGGCTCCCCTACATATATATAGGGGTGGCAAATGGGCGGGTTGGACTGAATTTGGGCGGATCAAGATGGGTTAGGTCAATAAATGAGTCATTGCCTAACCCAGCCCAAAGTGTACTTGGGCTAAGATGTCCTGGGTCAAGATGGGATAAACAATGGGTCATAACCCAACCCGCCTAACTTGACCCATGTTTTAGAACCATGCGCATCTTGCATAAACAAAGCCTTTTATCTTTTATACACCTATGTATAAAAGGTAAATAAAtactattagtattttgagaatcaaaatatatttccttaaataacaaattagtatttaaaatgtgtaagttgaaaaatattttgcgggtggggtgggtggtgcagaaaaacgaaaaaacagaaaattgaaaatacaaaaaaaaaattgcgaGGGGTTGGGGTAGGTGGGTGGTGCAGgaaaacgaaaaaacagaaaacaaaaaattgaaaataggaaaaaaaggtaaatttttttttttgcggGGTGGGGGTGAGGTGGGTGGGTGGTctagaaaaacgaaaaaaaaaaagaaaacagaaTTGAAAAAAACAAGAAGTAAATTTCTAGATAAATTGTGTTGAAATTCCTTTGTTTTGGGGTGAGCTTCGTGGGTTGTAATTGGGTTACTTAATGGGTCAGAATGTGCTATAAAAAATAATTGGTTAACTTGAGCTCAGCCCAAGTAGACCCATGAGCTAAAATGTTATGGCTCAACCCATTAATTTCTGGGAGGGTTTAGCGGGTTGGATGAGTTTAGGCTCAAATTGCCAcccctctatatatatatatatatatatatatatataggaagccATAAAACCCAAAAATTTGTAGCAAATTCTAACCTTAATCTCTGGTGTAGTAACAGGCATCACAATGACAGCATTGCAGCCAAGTCTTTGAGCAGCTAATGCGACGCCTTGCGCGTGATTCCCAGCTGATGAGCATATGACCCCTCTTTTCAGCTGCTCTTGGGAGAGATTGACCATCATATTGTATGCTCCTCTAAGCTTGAATGAGAAGACCTGTAAAGAGTACATGAACAATGTTATTAACTGGTCATCTCCAATTAATGCAGAAATATCGACAACTATAAGAATCTACTCTATATCAGAAGAATTTCAACATTTATCAGAATAAAAAGGAATAAGTATCAATAATTTATGTTAAAACTAGAATAACAAGTGAATTTGGGGATAGAAAATCACAAAATTAAAGAAATCTTTTAAAAAGTTACAACTTtcgccgttgccggggatcgaACCCGGGTCCCCCGGGTGACAGGCGGGAATATTCACCACTATACTACAACGACGTGTTGATTACGCTTAAGAACGTGCTACAAAATGATCTTTAAATGTAACTTCCTTATTTTTTACAAGAATGATGGAATTAGCTATTTTCACTTCTTTTTGTTTCTTCATTTGAAGTATGATGAAGCAATTGTttatttttgcttcttttttccCCTTAGAAATTAAATCCCACTTAACCCCAATGAATCTAAGCTGATATAACTTTAAAAAATTTGGAAACTTATATAACAGAACAAAATAAGTTATCATGGATATTTAATCCTTTATTATTATCACTTGATTTAGCTTAGGTTATTAAAAGCAAAAGATGCTGTGTTCCCTCACCTATCATGaaattttattgtcatttaataAAATTTCAACTCAGCTCCTCAGAATAATTTAAAAATGATAGTTTAGGAAATAGATATCTAAGAAACTTTACTATCTCATTTCGCGCTTACCGTAATTTTCCGTCGAGCAACTTCTTTTCCAGTTCGTCCAACTATTTTTTGCTTGACATTTATCTATCTAGAAACTAATATAAAGATTATTACTACTTCATAAcgtgaattttgtttaattaatttttccatcttttaatgaaagatcgttcatTTATTGCCGCTTGATTctagtttttgttattttttataaGAAATATTAGTTTATAAAAATCTTTTTTAATCAATTTACTCGTTTCTAGGGAGGATTGAACTTCCAATATGATAGGCTGCTTGTAGAAAGGAAAGAGTAAATTGAAAGCACAAAATTCATTAATTCTCGTGCAGCTCATGCCTCCTAGATGATAATATAAAATCAGATGAAAACACATAAGTTACCCCTAAAGTTCTCCCCATGACTTAATTACGCACTTTAACTTTACGAGTGTTTCGTTACCTCCCTATTTTTATTTGAAGTGAAATTAATACTACCCCAAAACATATATTCCCACATCCCCTTCCCCATATTATGTACAGGGGCGAAATCACGTGGTCATAAGGGCGGTCAATTGACcacccttcgtcgaaaaattatactgtatatataggtaaaatattacgttttataggtatataacacatattgaatGCCCTTTGACGGGaatttttttcacttctttcaaattTGAACACCCTTGGAAAAATTCCTAGCTTCGTCAATGACTATGTATATGGAAGGGGCAAGACTCATAAAACTACCTAAAAAtaaattactccctccgtttattTTTAGTTGTCCACTTTTGACTTTGCACTctctttaagaaaaaataaatgaagtaTGTATTTTATAATGGGAAAATGCCCAAAAATGACCatgtggtattcgaaatggatcaattataacccccgTTTAAATATGAATCCAAAAATGACCCTGCCGTTAtaaaatgggtctaataatgcccttgtgttattcaaaatggatcaataatgccctggaatttattttttttaaaaatgcttttaaaaactgaaaatatatattctgtaaaaactagaaaaagaaaaaaatttgcaaaatatatatttttaagtcttttcagtttttttaaaatatttgtcttgtaaaaactgaatttttttttaaaaaaaaaaactggaaaaatttaccctcctaaagcagtggactacatatgcattagttttaaaaaaataaaaatattttgcaaaatctttttttttttcaatttgacggttcaatattttttcggtttatttttataaaataaaaaatctaccataattatcggtacagttatagatttatataaaaacatatggttttattaaaaaaaaactaaaaatcggTAAGGCACGGTATGATTatgtcggtttagtcggtttttaaatattcatttacagTTATATGtcggttttttttaataaatttccagtttttaaaaaaaaaaatttcaataaatttccaatttttttttttttaaaaaaaattcagtttttacaaaacaaatactttaaaaaaactgaaaagacttaaaaatatatattttgtaaatttctttctttttctagtttttacagaatatatatttttcagtttttaaaagcatttttaaaaaaaaaaaattcagggcattattgatccattttgaataacataagggcattattagacccattttataacggcagggtcatttttggattcaaatttaaacgggggttataattgatccatttcgaataccacaaggGCATTTTTGggctttttttcttttataattttacccataataatgatcaatattttaaatatatttttaatccTATTGAATGAGAAAATTGCAACTTACAGTACTTCTCATATAATTTTTAATacacaaattttaattttaaaatatggaGTTGAGCTAAttcattttggcttgaaattAGTCAATTAACTCTCGATGAGAAAAATGTTTTATCTAAATTAAAACACATGAAATATCATATTAAAGAGAGTGTTCATCTTTTCTAAAAATTTATATAAGTTGTTAAAGAAgtaatttgtttttttatttaattatgtctACGAGAAATAAAGCTGACAAATATAATTACGTAAACTATAGGATGAAAAACATACGGGTTG containing:
- the LOC104090034 gene encoding threonine dehydratase 1 biosynthetic, chloroplastic-like, producing the protein MAGLIFTPANSLFSRPKFPAKISAITGNYDTVKISTAMSKTAVELFPNLPATAVDTLTIKVSPPSPPPPTPLLVVSPNSLRCEPGYLIPNYPVGGNGGENGFQYLVDILGTKVYDVANESPLQLAPKLSQKLGVNVWLKREDLQPVFSFKLRGAYNMMVNLSQEQLKRGVICSSAGNHAQGVALAAQRLGCNAVIVMPVTTPEIKWKSVKRLGADVVLVGDAYDEAQAYAKKRAEEEGRIFIPPFDHPDIIVGQGTIGMEINNQLKDKIHAIFVPVGGGGLIAGIAAYMKRVAPHIKIIGVEPSDANAMALSLHYGQRVMLDQVGRFADGVAVKVVGEETFRLCKELIDGVVLVNRDAICASIKDMFEEKRSILEPAGALALAGAEAYCKYYGLKDENVIAITSGANMNFDRLRLISELADVGRKREAVLVTFMPEEPGSFKRFCEQVGTTMKFTEVKYRYNSGNEKAQVLYSVGIQTESEPESLMERLKSVQLHTVNLTENDLVKDHLRHLMGGRSNLHNELLCRFTFPEKPGALLKFLDTFSPRWNISLIHYRGQGQIGANVLVGIQVPEAEFDEFQGRAANLGYEYVVESLNDAFKLIMH